A genomic region of Alicyclobacillus sp. SO9 contains the following coding sequences:
- a CDS encoding LppP/LprE family lipoprotein, protein MNKYLAFIPMTALVLLTTAGCATNPSGNGTSNHSPVNTISNASDVNVATNTDNATNSVSASQSGTTTSQSSFMSEIALMKKKGYSVKANKATPNASVKTASGSTLTAWIAIAAKSQDGYNQLVFFFLNGKYLGTDTAKPSISITSAKAVGHGIAVTYPVYNKNDSFANPTGTPVTITYTWKNSKLVPNKPYPKQFQANTHLSSTLASRMKNVAGISNPAAFVQGFNQLRSDVAQGDKTKVASFVSYPIRVTIDGKLQTITNAQGFIQNYNLIMTHKVKSALLAQQVNKLSANDQGVMVGNGEVWLEQHSSSKCTIFAINN, encoded by the coding sequence ATGAACAAGTATCTTGCTTTCATACCCATGACAGCCTTGGTGTTGTTAACAACTGCGGGATGTGCCACCAACCCTAGTGGAAATGGGACTAGTAATCACTCACCCGTAAACACAATATCCAATGCATCTGACGTAAACGTTGCAACCAATACGGACAATGCCACAAACAGCGTATCCGCTTCCCAAAGCGGCACGACAACTTCACAATCCAGCTTTATGAGTGAAATTGCACTAATGAAAAAGAAGGGTTACTCCGTGAAGGCGAACAAAGCCACTCCGAATGCGTCAGTAAAAACTGCGTCTGGCAGCACTTTGACGGCATGGATTGCAATTGCTGCCAAGTCACAGGACGGCTACAACCAACTTGTTTTCTTTTTTTTGAACGGCAAGTATTTAGGGACCGATACCGCTAAGCCAAGTATCTCAATCACAAGTGCAAAAGCTGTTGGGCATGGCATTGCAGTTACCTATCCTGTGTATAACAAAAATGATTCCTTTGCCAATCCAACCGGAACGCCTGTGACAATTACGTACACTTGGAAGAACTCAAAACTGGTTCCTAATAAACCTTATCCAAAGCAGTTCCAAGCAAACACCCACCTGTCTAGCACACTGGCATCGAGAATGAAAAATGTGGCTGGTATATCCAATCCCGCTGCATTCGTCCAAGGGTTCAATCAACTGCGGTCCGATGTTGCTCAAGGGGACAAGACAAAGGTGGCTTCATTCGTCTCTTATCCTATTAGGGTAACTATCGACGGAAAATTACAAACTATCACCAATGCGCAAGGTTTCATCCAAAACTACAATCTCATTATGACCCATAAGGTGAAATCTGCCCTCCTAGCTCAACAGGTTAACAAGTTGTCGGCTAATGACCAAGGTGTCATGGTTGGAAACGGAGAAGTGTGGCTTGAGCAGCACTCCAGCAGTAAATGCACGATTTTTGCAATAAACAACTAA
- a CDS encoding sulfocyanin-like copper-binding protein: MPTRTQQTPNTESRNTKTCDDIKLRFAKHKAMGFITTTALVFTVTGCGTISHSPASGGSQSGTSSTKATQTKELTAKWMKIHSTDKTVDLTLIGAMHNKFNFNGYENGFMTIHVPTGWHVKVTFTNKGNLPNSAIIVPYSQVKNHQKLQAAFKGSETPHSKTGAQPGVTQHFEFTASKAGTYAVVSATSGMWDYFDVAKLSQPFITVK, encoded by the coding sequence TTGCCGACTCGAACACAGCAAACACCAAACACAGAGTCACGAAACACCAAGACATGTGATGATATCAAGCTACGGTTTGCGAAGCACAAAGCTATGGGTTTCATAACTACGACTGCCTTAGTATTCACAGTCACTGGATGCGGTACTATATCACATTCACCAGCGTCCGGGGGATCCCAGTCTGGGACATCTTCGACGAAAGCGACACAAACAAAAGAGCTGACCGCAAAGTGGATGAAAATTCATTCGACTGACAAAACCGTCGATTTGACTCTTATAGGAGCTATGCATAACAAGTTTAACTTTAACGGTTACGAAAATGGATTTATGACGATTCATGTCCCAACAGGATGGCATGTAAAAGTCACTTTTACCAACAAAGGAAATTTGCCAAACAGCGCCATCATTGTGCCTTACAGCCAAGTGAAAAATCACCAGAAACTTCAAGCTGCCTTCAAGGGATCGGAAACACCCCACTCCAAAACAGGTGCGCAACCGGGAGTGACTCAGCACTTTGAGTTCACCGCGTCAAAGGCTGGTACCTACGCCGTTGTTTCTGCCACATCCGGCATGTGGGACTACTTTGATGTCGCCAAGTTGAGTCAGCCTTTTATCACTGTGAAATAA
- the asnB gene encoding asparagine synthase B: MCGIVAASTDVPAEECERMLERLAHRGPDNSGRRHVGPYWLGHRRLSIVDLEMGQQPLHNEDESLWLVGNGEIYNHLELRSKLSTHNYATSSDNEAILHLLEEYGVEGITQLRGMFAFVAAGPDGSLIAARDALGIKPLYWVRTGETILFSSEMKAFDKRWHPYIEAFPPGHYFTKEQGLQSFTELPVPEVSATSTKASRFRAEPNPSAMELQKLRETLIAAVRRRMMADVPVGVFLSGGLDSSLISAIASRIAAEEGRQIKSFSVGLKGSPDLVAAREVAEFLGTDHYEWVYTPEAAVAIVPEVVRMMESFDPSLVESAVANYMIAELTARHVKVVLTGEGADELFAGYKYHKGISDEEELHRELIRTVKELHHLNLQRCDRMTMAHSLEARVPFLDVDVIQLALRMPVEWKLHGENQVEKWVLRKAFEGYLPDAILWRKKSQFNEGSGMDSVLRDALASTVSEEDFRKNRNELDPPLTTQEEMAYYRVFRETFSEVEIESVLGRSPAAFAVE; the protein is encoded by the coding sequence ATGTGTGGCATTGTAGCGGCATCGACAGATGTCCCGGCAGAAGAATGTGAGCGGATGCTGGAGCGACTGGCTCATCGAGGTCCTGACAATTCTGGCCGGCGCCATGTGGGTCCATATTGGTTGGGTCACCGTCGTTTGTCTATAGTGGATTTAGAAATGGGTCAACAACCATTGCACAATGAAGATGAGTCATTGTGGCTGGTTGGAAACGGTGAAATATACAATCATCTTGAGCTTCGCAGCAAGTTGTCTACTCACAACTATGCGACATCTTCGGATAATGAGGCCATTCTTCATTTGCTTGAAGAATACGGCGTTGAGGGCATAACACAGCTGCGCGGGATGTTTGCCTTTGTTGCAGCGGGACCGGACGGTTCTTTGATAGCTGCCCGCGATGCTCTGGGTATCAAACCTTTGTATTGGGTCAGAACAGGAGAAACAATTCTCTTTTCCTCCGAAATGAAGGCGTTCGATAAACGGTGGCATCCGTATATTGAGGCATTTCCACCGGGGCATTATTTTACAAAAGAACAAGGGTTGCAGTCATTTACCGAGTTGCCTGTTCCAGAGGTTTCAGCTACGAGTACAAAAGCCTCTCGCTTTCGTGCTGAGCCTAACCCTTCAGCGATGGAACTGCAAAAGTTGCGCGAGACACTAATAGCAGCTGTCAGGCGGAGAATGATGGCGGATGTTCCTGTTGGTGTTTTCTTGTCCGGCGGTCTTGACAGCAGCTTGATTTCAGCGATTGCCAGCAGGATTGCAGCCGAAGAAGGACGCCAAATCAAGTCCTTTTCCGTTGGACTGAAAGGGAGTCCAGATTTGGTTGCGGCTAGGGAAGTGGCTGAGTTTCTTGGAACGGATCACTATGAGTGGGTCTATACTCCGGAAGCTGCGGTAGCGATTGTACCCGAAGTGGTGCGGATGATGGAGTCATTTGATCCGAGCTTAGTTGAGAGCGCCGTAGCGAACTATATGATTGCCGAGTTGACGGCGCGGCATGTCAAAGTGGTGTTAACCGGCGAGGGAGCGGATGAACTGTTTGCCGGATACAAGTATCACAAAGGCATCAGTGACGAGGAAGAACTCCATCGGGAGCTGATTCGTACTGTCAAGGAACTGCATCACTTGAATTTGCAACGGTGTGACAGGATGACGATGGCCCACAGCCTTGAAGCCAGAGTTCCATTCCTTGATGTCGACGTAATTCAATTAGCACTGCGTATGCCGGTAGAATGGAAACTCCATGGTGAAAACCAGGTTGAAAAATGGGTGTTGCGGAAGGCTTTTGAGGGATATTTGCCAGACGCCATCTTATGGAGAAAAAAGTCTCAATTCAACGAAGGCAGCGGAATGGACTCGGTATTGAGAGATGCGTTGGCATCGACTGTGAGCGAGGAGGATTTCCGTAAAAATCGAAACGAGTTAGATCCTCCACTGACAACACAGGAGGAGATGGCTTACTACCGCGTGTTTAGAGAGACGTTCTCGGAAGTAGAAATCGAAAGTGTCTTGGGACGTTCACCGGCTGCCTTTGCAGTGGAATAA
- a CDS encoding PLP-dependent aspartate aminotransferase family protein, with product MQKKALDTHVVHTNQRKNRLQETPTVSPVQFSNTYTLESPSEMDEILGGERTGFTYGRHGNPTVSELEVVLAGMEQGESAKVYASGMAALQGALLACDLSSGHVVLASRDLYGATVTLMKDIFGSFGIEIVSVNMSDTNEAVRWLKNSRVKAVVLESISNPLLRVVDMPALLKAANQHGVKSIVDNTFATPYLCNPLNLGATMVVHSLTKYLNGHGDSMSGAVVTSEINKAKLTSQQKLTGSVLGPMEAWLTLRGLKTFVVRFERQLQSAKILAVRLSQHARIKRVYHPGLTTHPDYEQALKLFPKGQGAVLSFEIDGGKDSVFLLMQNLQVVVPATTVGDVYSLLLYPVMASHRSLTDEERRSSGITEGLVRLSVGIEHVDDIWNDLNQALNRV from the coding sequence ATGCAAAAGAAGGCATTGGACACACATGTTGTCCATACGAACCAAAGAAAGAATCGACTGCAAGAGACACCCACAGTAAGTCCCGTACAATTCAGCAATACGTACACACTGGAAAGTCCCTCTGAAATGGATGAAATTCTGGGCGGCGAGCGGACAGGATTTACCTACGGGCGACATGGAAATCCAACAGTATCAGAACTAGAAGTCGTCCTTGCAGGAATGGAACAGGGAGAATCGGCAAAGGTATACGCGTCTGGAATGGCCGCACTGCAGGGAGCGTTGCTCGCGTGCGACCTGTCCAGCGGACACGTGGTGCTCGCCAGCCGAGACTTGTACGGAGCTACCGTGACGCTAATGAAAGACATCTTTGGCAGCTTTGGCATTGAAATTGTCAGTGTGAACATGTCGGACACGAACGAGGCAGTCCGATGGCTGAAAAATTCCAGGGTGAAGGCGGTTGTTCTGGAGAGCATATCCAACCCTCTGCTTCGCGTTGTCGATATGCCAGCGCTGCTTAAAGCCGCAAACCAACACGGCGTCAAGAGTATTGTCGACAATACGTTTGCGACCCCTTATTTGTGCAACCCGCTCAACTTGGGAGCGACGATGGTCGTCCACAGTCTGACAAAGTACCTCAACGGACATGGCGACAGCATGAGTGGAGCTGTTGTCACCTCTGAAATTAACAAGGCAAAACTGACCTCTCAACAGAAACTGACCGGCAGTGTTCTGGGACCGATGGAGGCGTGGTTGACCCTGCGAGGACTCAAGACATTTGTAGTGCGATTCGAAAGGCAGTTGCAATCGGCCAAGATTCTCGCTGTGCGCTTGAGCCAGCATGCGCGAATAAAGCGTGTTTATCATCCAGGGCTCACAACCCACCCCGATTATGAGCAGGCACTGAAACTGTTCCCAAAGGGACAAGGTGCCGTACTGTCTTTTGAAATCGACGGAGGAAAGGACAGCGTTTTTCTCCTCATGCAGAACCTGCAGGTGGTTGTCCCTGCAACGACCGTCGGTGATGTTTACTCCCTTTTGTTGTACCCGGTAATGGCTTCGCACCGCAGCTTAACAGACGAAGAACGTCGTTCTTCCGGTATTACTGAGGGGCTTGTGAGGCTATCCGTCGGCATTGAGCATGTCGATGACATTTGGAATGATTTGAATCAGGCGCTAAATCGCGTTTGA
- a CDS encoding methyl-accepting chemotaxis protein: protein MSDRRLPARLVRAQSRIVEKAAAEIGEIIGTFDGLTADARAQIRGVMDKHLGELEYFVLVRRDSYGEIHTNHLREGRYFSDAVGVQCAKAEQTTAFYYPRDTGEQLIDVSTPIIVGKTSERAQTKAEVYVLRSGQILPSASRKTKFLLPLILLSFLAALSPFLPSRVLQLSALWIFLALSVVLIILYENSFQQSYKKWVQFMRNIGKGSLNGQLSARTRDELGQINFELNKMALGVKNIIHQVSTSASQVAAASEELSASVQETTATTQGIVNSIQVLAAGAESQAQSTRGSLAGSEDISGKTKYASEESESIAKASQETQKLAYKGRDTLRDATTHMNEMNTTLTNLSSVVGSLSQQTEKIQALVSTVGGISKQTNLLALNASIEAVNAGESGRGFAVVAEEVRKLAEQSRYATDDIQTSVEKIQTEMDSTVQLMNEATRDMTQEIELVSNSNHSFEQIVEAVSDISQQIAQISGVFSEVAQDSDSIRQSLGEINSIAVAASKSSQQMSAGTEEQLAAMEQISASSTELATMAEELRTIVNRFSLE from the coding sequence GTGAGTGACCGACGGCTTCCTGCACGGCTTGTACGGGCACAGTCCCGAATTGTTGAAAAAGCAGCCGCAGAAATTGGCGAAATTATTGGCACGTTTGATGGTTTGACCGCTGATGCAAGGGCACAGATTAGAGGTGTGATGGACAAACACCTTGGTGAACTGGAGTATTTTGTACTCGTGCGCAGGGACAGCTATGGTGAGATACATACCAATCACCTGAGAGAAGGCAGGTACTTCAGTGATGCCGTTGGCGTCCAATGCGCTAAAGCAGAGCAAACGACCGCTTTCTATTATCCTCGTGATACTGGAGAACAGCTTATTGATGTATCTACACCAATCATTGTAGGCAAAACAAGCGAACGAGCGCAAACCAAGGCTGAAGTCTACGTCTTGCGATCCGGTCAGATTTTGCCATCTGCCTCCAGGAAAACAAAGTTTTTATTACCTTTGATCCTTCTTTCTTTCTTAGCCGCACTCTCTCCATTTTTGCCTTCAAGAGTGCTGCAATTATCCGCTCTATGGATTTTTCTAGCACTTTCTGTTGTGCTAATAATCTTGTACGAAAACTCATTTCAGCAATCATACAAAAAGTGGGTTCAATTCATGCGGAACATCGGCAAGGGGTCGTTAAACGGTCAACTGTCAGCGCGGACACGTGACGAATTGGGACAAATCAACTTTGAACTGAACAAGATGGCTCTTGGCGTGAAAAACATTATTCATCAGGTCTCCACAAGTGCATCACAAGTTGCCGCGGCATCCGAGGAATTATCGGCCAGCGTACAAGAGACGACCGCCACCACACAAGGTATCGTAAACAGCATCCAGGTGCTTGCAGCCGGCGCGGAAAGCCAAGCTCAAAGTACCCGAGGGAGCTTAGCGGGATCGGAAGATATATCCGGCAAAACCAAATACGCTTCGGAGGAATCCGAAAGTATTGCCAAGGCGTCTCAGGAAACACAAAAGCTAGCATATAAGGGCAGAGACACACTTCGGGACGCGACAACGCACATGAATGAAATGAATACGACGCTAACCAATCTTTCATCTGTCGTGGGCAGCCTCAGCCAGCAAACGGAAAAGATTCAAGCTCTGGTTTCAACTGTCGGAGGCATTTCCAAACAGACAAATCTTCTGGCACTCAACGCATCCATTGAAGCCGTCAATGCTGGAGAAAGCGGGCGGGGATTTGCTGTGGTAGCAGAAGAAGTACGGAAACTCGCTGAGCAGTCTCGGTACGCAACTGATGATATTCAGACGTCTGTCGAGAAGATACAGACGGAAATGGACAGCACGGTACAATTAATGAATGAAGCTACCCGCGACATGACGCAAGAGATTGAATTAGTATCAAACTCCAACCATTCATTCGAGCAGATAGTTGAAGCCGTGTCAGATATCAGCCAGCAGATTGCACAGATTTCCGGCGTCTTTTCAGAGGTAGCACAGGACAGTGACAGCATCCGACAGTCCTTGGGGGAAATCAACTCCATTGCTGTAGCAGCCTCCAAGTCTTCACAGCAAATGTCGGCAGGTACGGAAGAGCAGTTGGCCGCTATGGAACAAATTTCGGCTTCATCTACAGAGTTAGCCACTATGGCAGAAGAGCTTCGCACCATTGTCAATCGTTTTAGCCTGGAGTAA
- a CDS encoding GntR family transcriptional regulator: MWLQIDARSPVPIYQQIVDGVKAAVAKDVLKPGDKIPSIRELAVDLMLNHNTVAKAYRELERSKVIEVLRGRGTFVAETNIAPDRAERIRDIRNQMERMLIEAHHLQVTDDQLVFMLKEVITQWNQDSVNVTRRDEE, translated from the coding sequence ATGTGGCTGCAAATTGATGCCAGGTCGCCTGTTCCCATTTATCAGCAAATTGTAGATGGAGTCAAAGCGGCTGTTGCCAAAGATGTTTTGAAACCTGGGGACAAAATACCCTCCATTCGAGAACTTGCGGTAGACCTCATGCTCAACCACAACACAGTTGCCAAAGCCTATCGGGAACTGGAACGGAGCAAAGTCATTGAGGTGCTGCGCGGACGAGGAACATTTGTGGCAGAAACAAACATCGCCCCTGACCGTGCGGAGCGCATCAGAGACATTCGAAACCAGATGGAGAGGATGTTAATTGAAGCTCATCATCTCCAAGTCACTGATGACCAACTGGTTTTCATGTTGAAAGAAGTTATTACCCAGTGGAACCAAGACAGTGTGAATGTAACTCGTCGGGACGAAGAGTAA
- a CDS encoding ABC transporter ATP-binding protein has product MDKVLETTDLTKVLQGRAVVNRVNLSIPGASIYGIVGANGAGKSTLLRLIVGLMWPDTGEIRLFGKPLPRDAAEFRQRVHLVASDGQIYSSFHVEDLIRYASGLYQRWDQKRCDTLIDVLELPRKRRIKSLSSGMRMQLKLTVSLSAHPDLLLLDEPTNGLDAVVKRQFLQLILDEAARDGTTIVMATHAVNDLERMADAVAVMYHGRIIADGVVDDLKTRIRSYQVVLQNGLPQAVRHHNRVLHTQQRGSVWTVVAQDPDGTVRAMLSAESTHVELVPLDLEEVFTYLLAKEGYSRDSILLA; this is encoded by the coding sequence ATGGACAAAGTCCTGGAGACAACAGATTTGACAAAGGTGCTGCAGGGGAGAGCGGTTGTCAATCGTGTCAATTTATCCATACCAGGGGCTTCTATCTACGGAATTGTCGGAGCTAATGGCGCCGGAAAAAGTACACTACTTAGATTGATTGTCGGATTGATGTGGCCGGACACAGGGGAAATCAGGCTGTTTGGCAAACCGCTTCCAAGGGACGCAGCAGAGTTCAGGCAACGTGTTCATTTAGTTGCCTCTGATGGACAAATCTACTCTTCGTTTCACGTTGAGGACTTGATAAGGTATGCAAGCGGGCTCTATCAAAGGTGGGATCAGAAACGTTGTGATACATTAATCGACGTGCTGGAATTACCGCGAAAGAGGCGAATCAAGAGTCTTTCTTCTGGAATGAGAATGCAACTGAAATTGACGGTCAGCCTATCTGCACATCCAGACTTATTATTACTGGATGAACCCACAAACGGTTTGGACGCGGTGGTGAAACGTCAATTTCTGCAACTTATTTTGGATGAGGCAGCTCGTGATGGAACGACAATTGTGATGGCTACCCACGCTGTAAATGATTTGGAACGTATGGCAGATGCCGTTGCTGTGATGTACCACGGGCGAATCATTGCTGACGGAGTCGTAGATGACTTGAAGACGCGTATTCGCTCCTACCAAGTGGTTCTGCAAAACGGACTACCACAAGCAGTGAGGCATCACAACAGGGTTCTTCATACTCAGCAAAGAGGCAGCGTTTGGACTGTTGTCGCACAGGACCCGGACGGTACGGTGAGGGCCATGCTGTCGGCAGAGAGTACGCATGTGGAACTGGTACCGCTTGATTTGGAAGAGGTGTTCACGTATCTGCTGGCCAAGGAGGGATATTCACGTGACTCAATCCTTCTTGCCTAA